From one Anaerotruncus rubiinfantis genomic stretch:
- a CDS encoding heavy metal translocating P-type ATPase — MKQKFDVTGMTCSACSAHVEKAVAKVPGVKNVQVNLLSNNMAVEYDETATGTEAIIRAVEEAGYGASVHAPAAGPATAGAPPAPMSDGLMAGEIANMKRRLVVSFAFLIPLFYISMGHMMGMPLPGFLHGNANAMTFAFTQFLLALPIVYVNRKYYQVGFKTLFKAAPNMDSLIAIGSAAAMIYGVFAIYMIGWGLGHGEMAVVEQYTMDLYFESAGMILTLITLGKFLETRSKGKTSEAITKLMDLAPKVALVERDGAEMEIPVEQVAVGDLVIVKPGQSVPVDGEIVEGGSSVDESALTGESIPVEKHPGDTLIAATINKSGWLKFRATKVGNDTTLAQIIQLVEDASNSKAPIAKLADKVSGVFVPVVICIAILSTVVWLMLGQNFEFALSIGIAVLVISCPCALGLATPVAIMVGTGKGAENGILIKSAESLETAHTIDTVVLDKTGTITEGKPRVTDIFTADGMDEERLVAIAAAVEKPSEHPLAEAIMAEAAARGLDIAPVREFSALVGQGVQAEFEGKIYYAGNLKLLAEKKIPLGGFEKTGASLAEAGKTPLYFADENRVIGVIAVADVIKPTSREAVARLREMGIDVVMLTGDNRRTAEAIRKQMGIGRVVAEVLPQDKEREVSALQQAGKKVAMVGDGINDAPALTRADVGIAIGAGTDVAIESADIVLMKSDLLDAVSAIELSRAVIRNIKQNLFWAFFYNSIGIPLAAGVFFSVLGWRLNPMFAAAAMSLSSVCVVSNALRLKLFKPRRGALAEISVPIETESKIVKTETKEVVKTMKKTMKIEGMMCAHCSGRVEKALCALDGVTAKVDLEAKTAMIETEGRVDDDALKAAVADAGYEVVSLD; from the coding sequence ATGAAACAGAAATTTGACGTCACAGGCATGACCTGTTCCGCTTGCTCGGCGCACGTGGAGAAGGCGGTCGCCAAGGTTCCGGGCGTAAAAAACGTGCAGGTGAATCTGCTCTCAAACAACATGGCGGTGGAATACGACGAAACCGCGACCGGCACAGAGGCGATTATCCGCGCTGTGGAGGAGGCGGGCTATGGAGCTTCGGTGCACGCCCCAGCGGCAGGACCGGCCACCGCGGGCGCGCCGCCCGCGCCCATGTCCGACGGCCTGATGGCGGGCGAGATTGCGAACATGAAACGGCGGCTGGTGGTTTCGTTTGCCTTTTTGATCCCGCTTTTCTATATCTCGATGGGACATATGATGGGTATGCCGCTGCCGGGTTTCCTGCACGGCAATGCAAATGCGATGACCTTTGCGTTCACCCAGTTCCTGCTGGCGCTGCCGATCGTTTACGTCAACCGCAAATATTACCAGGTCGGCTTCAAGACACTCTTCAAAGCAGCTCCAAACATGGATTCGCTCATTGCGATCGGTTCGGCCGCGGCGATGATCTACGGCGTATTTGCCATCTACATGATCGGCTGGGGACTCGGGCACGGGGAAATGGCGGTGGTGGAGCAATACACGATGGACCTCTATTTTGAGTCAGCCGGGATGATTCTCACGCTGATTACGCTGGGCAAATTCCTGGAGACCCGTTCAAAGGGCAAGACGAGCGAAGCGATCACCAAACTGATGGATCTCGCGCCGAAGGTGGCGCTTGTGGAACGTGACGGCGCGGAGATGGAAATCCCGGTCGAACAGGTCGCGGTGGGTGACCTTGTGATCGTCAAGCCCGGACAGAGTGTGCCGGTGGACGGCGAGATCGTCGAGGGCGGCTCGTCGGTGGATGAATCCGCCCTGACCGGCGAGAGTATCCCGGTCGAAAAACATCCGGGTGACACGCTTATCGCGGCTACCATCAATAAATCCGGCTGGTTAAAATTCCGCGCAACCAAGGTCGGAAACGACACCACTCTTGCGCAGATTATCCAGCTGGTCGAGGACGCTTCCAACTCGAAAGCGCCGATCGCAAAGCTCGCTGACAAGGTGAGCGGCGTATTTGTGCCGGTTGTCATCTGTATTGCGATCCTTTCCACGGTGGTGTGGCTGATGCTGGGACAGAATTTTGAATTCGCACTGTCGATCGGTATTGCGGTGCTGGTCATCTCCTGTCCGTGTGCGCTTGGGCTCGCGACGCCGGTCGCGATTATGGTTGGAACTGGCAAGGGAGCGGAAAATGGCATCCTGATCAAATCGGCCGAATCGCTGGAAACCGCGCATACGATCGACACGGTGGTGCTCGATAAAACCGGCACCATCACCGAAGGCAAGCCCCGCGTGACCGATATTTTCACGGCGGACGGCATGGATGAAGAACGTCTGGTTGCGATCGCGGCGGCGGTTGAAAAGCCGTCCGAGCATCCGCTGGCTGAAGCGATCATGGCCGAGGCGGCAGCGCGCGGGCTGGATATCGCGCCGGTGCGGGAATTTTCCGCGCTTGTCGGACAGGGCGTGCAGGCGGAATTTGAAGGAAAAATCTACTATGCGGGCAACCTTAAGCTGCTCGCTGAGAAAAAAATCCCGCTTGGCGGTTTCGAAAAGACTGGTGCGTCGCTTGCAGAAGCAGGTAAGACGCCGCTCTATTTTGCGGATGAGAACCGGGTGATCGGTGTGATCGCCGTGGCGGACGTGATCAAGCCGACCAGCCGGGAAGCGGTTGCTCGGCTGCGCGAAATGGGAATTGACGTGGTTATGCTGACCGGTGACAACCGCCGCACCGCCGAAGCCATCCGCAAACAGATGGGGATCGGCCGGGTGGTGGCCGAGGTATTGCCGCAGGATAAGGAACGGGAGGTTTCCGCCCTGCAGCAAGCCGGAAAAAAGGTCGCGATGGTGGGTGACGGCATCAACGACGCGCCTGCCCTGACCCGCGCGGATGTGGGCATTGCGATTGGCGCGGGCACCGACGTTGCAATTGAATCGGCCGACATTGTGTTGATGAAGAGTGACCTGCTCGACGCGGTTTCGGCGATCGAACTTTCTCGCGCGGTTATCCGCAACATCAAACAGAACCTGTTCTGGGCGTTCTTTTACAATTCCATCGGCATCCCGCTGGCAGCGGGCGTATTCTTCTCGGTGCTTGGCTGGAGGCTCAATCCAATGTTCGCGGCTGCGGCCATGAGCCTGAGCTCGGTCTGCGTCGTATCGAACGCTCTGCGGCTAAAATTGTTTAAACCGCGCCGCGGCGCGTTGGCGGAGATTTCCGTCCCCATAGAAACCGAATCCAAAATCGTAAAAACAGAAACGAAAGAGGTTGTGAAAACAATGAAAAAAACCATGAAAATCGAAGGCATGATGTGCGCGCATTGTTCCGGCCGTGTGGAGAAGGCGCTCTGCGCGCTGGATGGTGTGACCGCCAAAGTGGATCTGGAAGCCAAGACAGCCATGATCGAAACCGAAGGCAGGGTGGACGACGACGCGCTCAAAGCGGCGGTGGCCGACGCGGGCTACGAAGTCGTCTCGCTCGACTGA
- a CDS encoding metal-sensing transcriptional repressor yields MKADKQKVTRLLRTARGQIDGVLKMIEEDRYCIDISNQIMAAESVLSRANKEVLRAHMEGCVADAFEAGDAQEKLDEVMDLLDKLIK; encoded by the coding sequence ATGAAGGCGGATAAACAGAAAGTTACCCGGCTGCTCCGCACCGCGCGCGGGCAGATTGACGGCGTGCTCAAGATGATTGAGGAGGATCGGTACTGTATTGACATCTCCAACCAGATCATGGCGGCCGAGTCGGTGCTCTCCCGCGCGAACAAGGAGGTGCTGCGCGCCCATATGGAAGGATGTGTGGCAGACGCGTTTGAGGCGGGTGACGCGCAGGAGAAGCTTGATGAAGTGATGGATCTGCTCGATAAATTAATAAAATAA
- a CDS encoding NADH-quinone oxidoreductase subunit NuoE family protein: MEQATKCTCCCSDDPGELLGRIARLAAEYKGREGSLIQVLHLAQGIYGYLPLEVQKVVADGLDLPLSEVSGVVSFYSFFSTQPRGEHTIRVCLGTACYVRGGKKIVERLEKLLDVGVGDTTADGRFTFEVARCIGACGLAPAMSIDDVVYKQVNPDKLEEILKRYYKEDEDDEPI; the protein is encoded by the coding sequence ATGGAACAGGCAACCAAATGCACATGCTGCTGCTCCGACGATCCTGGGGAGCTGCTCGGACGGATCGCCCGACTGGCCGCCGAATACAAGGGCAGGGAGGGCTCGCTCATCCAGGTATTGCATCTTGCACAGGGAATTTATGGATATCTTCCGCTTGAGGTGCAGAAGGTGGTGGCGGACGGACTTGACCTGCCGCTTTCGGAGGTTTCGGGCGTCGTGAGCTTCTATTCCTTCTTTTCGACTCAGCCGCGCGGTGAGCATACCATCCGCGTCTGTCTTGGAACCGCCTGCTATGTGCGCGGCGGCAAGAAGATTGTCGAACGTCTGGAAAAGCTGCTCGACGTGGGGGTGGGCGACACGACCGCCGATGGCAGATTCACCTTCGAAGTCGCGCGCTGCATCGGCGCCTGTGGGCTTGCCCCGGCCATGTCGATCGATGATGTGGTCTATAAACAGGTGAACCCGGATAAGCTCGAAGAGATCCTGAAACGCTATTACAAGGAGGACGAGGACGATGAGCCCATTTAA
- the nuoF gene encoding NADH-quinone oxidoreductase subunit NuoF — translation MSPFKAACPQDLSQIKADYLAAEKQWEYRVLVCGGAGCISSDCAAVQKALENALSAHGLAKRVHTVVTGCMGTCAVGPVLLVEPGNIFYVKMDPEKVEEVVARHLMGGEILEEYTFFDRAQNKRVPRLDEIGFFRDQVRIALRNCGRMEYASLPAYIARDGYFALARALTMTDAEVVAEMKGSGLRGRGGAGFPVGIKWEAGMKAPKGQKYIVCNADEGDPGAFMDRSLLEGDPHGIIEGMLIGGYAIGADKGFVYVRAEYPIAVERLSNAIGQAREAGLLGKNILGSGFSFDLEIRIGAGAFVCGEETSLLASIEGRRGEPRQKPPFPFESGLFEKPTIINNVETLANVAPIILNGAAWYRRFGTEKSAGTKVFALAGDIETAGIIEVPMGIPLGDIIYKIGGGIRGGKRFKAIQSGGPSGGCLTRAHLNTPVDYESLSALGAIMGSGGLVVMNEDTCMVDTARYFLDFIKDESCGKCLPCRTGTKRMLEILERITEGNGRDGDIEMLEELAGALKETAMCGLGQTASNPVLSTIKYFREEYETHIHDRHCAAGVCAELQTAPCRNACPANVYIPGYMALVAAGRLTDAYQLIRQENPFPAVCGRVCTHPCENHCRRAQVDEPLAICGVKRFIGDYALRDEYNIPLVQSRPATGKRVAVIGAGPSGLSCAYYLAHLGHEVDVYEAESVAGGVLYWGIPEFRLPKEVLAKEIRAIEAAGVKIHLDVKIGRDIPFEELRQRSDAVYLAVGTQKSKLLGIPGETLAGVESGLAFLRRVGLGIDKSVPKRLVVVGGGSTAMDVARSAVRLGAQAVTIVYRRTEEQMPAGAEEAREAREEGIRIIPLVSPSAIIGDDDAVCGIQCVRRALADYGKDGRRRSVEVPGSEFVIDCDGVITAVNQDVDSKFYQTTEVNVTASGALDINKFTSQTSREGIFAGGDASPWGQNVVIQAIADGKRAASNIDKYLGGTGELNKGEWIDIPVIEDNEVTEPHGRFPFRAVPPEERCDSFCEVSRGFHKLDAMGEALRCLHCERR, via the coding sequence ATGAGCCCATTTAAAGCGGCCTGCCCCCAGGACCTTTCACAAATCAAGGCGGATTATCTCGCTGCCGAAAAGCAGTGGGAATACCGCGTGCTCGTCTGCGGCGGAGCGGGCTGCATCTCCTCCGACTGCGCGGCGGTGCAGAAAGCGCTGGAAAACGCGCTTTCCGCGCATGGACTGGCCAAACGCGTACATACCGTTGTCACCGGCTGCATGGGGACCTGCGCCGTCGGACCGGTATTGCTTGTGGAGCCCGGCAACATTTTTTATGTAAAGATGGACCCGGAAAAGGTGGAAGAGGTCGTTGCCCGTCATCTCATGGGCGGCGAAATTTTGGAGGAATACACCTTTTTTGACCGCGCGCAGAATAAACGTGTCCCCAGGCTTGACGAAATTGGTTTCTTCAGAGACCAGGTCCGCATCGCGCTGCGCAACTGCGGCCGGATGGAATACGCTTCTCTTCCCGCCTACATCGCGCGGGACGGATACTTTGCGCTGGCCAGGGCGCTCACGATGACCGACGCCGAAGTCGTTGCGGAAATGAAGGGCTCCGGGCTGCGCGGACGCGGCGGCGCGGGCTTCCCGGTTGGGATCAAATGGGAAGCTGGAATGAAAGCCCCGAAAGGACAAAAATACATCGTCTGCAATGCCGACGAAGGCGATCCGGGCGCGTTTATGGACCGGTCGCTGCTGGAAGGCGACCCCCACGGCATCATCGAGGGCATGCTGATCGGCGGCTATGCCATCGGCGCGGATAAGGGATTTGTCTATGTCCGCGCGGAATACCCGATCGCGGTCGAACGGCTCTCGAACGCGATCGGGCAGGCGCGGGAAGCCGGGCTGCTCGGGAAAAATATCCTCGGCAGCGGCTTCTCATTCGACCTCGAAATCCGTATCGGCGCGGGCGCGTTCGTCTGCGGGGAGGAGACCTCGCTGCTCGCCTCGATTGAAGGCCGGCGCGGCGAGCCACGCCAGAAACCGCCGTTCCCGTTCGAAAGCGGCCTGTTCGAGAAGCCCACCATCATCAACAACGTCGAAACGCTCGCGAACGTCGCGCCGATCATTCTGAACGGCGCGGCATGGTACCGCCGGTTCGGTACCGAAAAGAGCGCGGGTACCAAGGTGTTCGCGCTCGCGGGCGACATCGAGACCGCCGGCATCATTGAGGTGCCGATGGGCATCCCGCTCGGAGACATCATCTATAAAATCGGCGGCGGCATCCGGGGCGGCAAACGCTTTAAGGCGATCCAGTCGGGCGGGCCGTCCGGCGGCTGCCTCACCCGGGCGCATTTGAACACTCCGGTCGATTATGAGTCGCTCTCCGCGCTCGGCGCGATCATGGGGTCCGGCGGGCTGGTGGTCATGAATGAGGACACCTGCATGGTCGATACCGCGCGGTACTTCCTCGATTTCATCAAGGACGAATCCTGCGGCAAATGTTTGCCCTGCCGCACCGGCACCAAGCGGATGCTCGAAATCCTCGAACGGATCACCGAGGGCAACGGCAGAGACGGCGACATTGAGATGCTCGAGGAGCTCGCGGGCGCCTTAAAAGAGACCGCCATGTGCGGCCTTGGGCAGACTGCCTCGAACCCGGTGCTCAGCACGATCAAATATTTCCGTGAGGAATACGAGACCCATATCCATGACAGGCACTGCGCCGCGGGCGTCTGCGCGGAGCTGCAGACCGCGCCCTGCCGCAACGCCTGCCCCGCGAACGTCTATATCCCCGGCTACATGGCGCTGGTCGCGGCCGGCAGGCTGACCGACGCCTATCAGCTCATCCGGCAGGAAAACCCCTTCCCCGCGGTCTGCGGGCGTGTCTGCACCCATCCGTGCGAAAATCACTGCCGACGGGCGCAGGTGGACGAACCGCTTGCAATCTGCGGTGTGAAGCGGTTCATCGGGGACTACGCGCTGCGCGACGAATACAATATCCCGCTTGTACAGTCCCGTCCCGCGACCGGCAAGCGGGTCGCGGTGATCGGCGCGGGTCCGTCAGGACTCTCCTGTGCCTATTACCTCGCGCATCTCGGCCACGAAGTAGACGTCTATGAAGCCGAATCGGTCGCGGGCGGCGTGCTTTACTGGGGCATCCCGGAATTCCGTCTGCCCAAAGAGGTGCTCGCCAAGGAAATCCGCGCGATTGAAGCGGCTGGGGTGAAGATTCACCTGGATGTCAAGATCGGTCGTGATATCCCGTTTGAAGAGCTGCGGCAGCGGTCGGACGCGGTCTACCTCGCGGTCGGCACCCAAAAGTCGAAATTGCTTGGTATCCCGGGAGAAACGCTCGCCGGTGTGGAAAGCGGGCTTGCGTTCCTGCGCAGGGTCGGGCTCGGCATTGACAAAAGCGTGCCAAAACGGCTGGTTGTCGTGGGCGGCGGCTCAACCGCGATGGATGTGGCACGCAGCGCGGTGCGCCTGGGCGCGCAGGCGGTCACCATCGTCTATCGCCGCACCGAGGAACAGATGCCGGCCGGCGCCGAAGAGGCGCGGGAAGCCCGGGAAGAGGGGATCCGGATCATTCCTCTGGTTTCCCCGTCCGCAATTATCGGGGATGACGACGCGGTCTGCGGCATCCAGTGCGTCCGCCGCGCGCTTGCTGATTATGGCAAAGATGGCCGCCGCCGCTCGGTGGAAGTACCGGGATCGGAATTCGTGATCGACTGCGACGGGGTCATCACCGCCGTCAACCAGGATGTGGACAGCAAATTCTATCAGACGACCGAGGTCAATGTGACTGCTTCGGGCGCGCTCGACATCAACAAATTCACCTCCCAGACCTCGCGCGAAGGGATCTTCGCCGGCGGAGACGCCTCCCCGTGGGGCCAGAATGTGGTCATCCAGGCAATTGCCGACGGCAAACGCGCCGCTTCAAACATCGATAAATATCTGGGCGGTACCGGGGAACTCAACAAGGGCGAATGGATTGACATCCCGGTGATCGAGGA